The following are from one region of the Lepeophtheirus salmonis chromosome 8, UVic_Lsal_1.4, whole genome shotgun sequence genome:
- the N gene encoding uncharacterized protein N isoform X2: MILLLELLMVCMCNPGFTGKNCETQYYPCSPNPCEYGGRCTKVGDYEYECTCPKGFKGRRCEINLDDCGRHLCENNATCVDGVNNYSCKCPPEYTGIYCTKDVNECELKDNPCQNGATCTNEDGGYSCICVNGYAGKNCETDVDDCALRPCLNGGTCHDRVSDYDCECPVGKTGLLCHLDDLCVNNPCNGEAICETSMVSGNYACSCPKGRTGPKCDEDIDECAEGSPCEHEGTCVNTPGSFRCDCKKGFKGLRCEENINECDTSPCINHGTCIDERGGYRCICMPGYGGDNCELDEDECKSFPCQNGGICTDDVNNYKCQCVEGFTGVNCEKNINDCERYPCLNGGTCRNSIIAYKCDCLPGFEGLNCERNKNDCKGEPCKNGECFDGTDAFTCKCYPGYTGQLCEHEIDQCEPSPCKHGGRCERHANGFKCNCPLGTWGQRCEEQKNECYSNPCYNGKCEDGFGIYTCICDPGFSGVNCETPINECKSSPCENNGLCIDLIAGYKCDCPSGYYGPRCTSDVNECSPDPCLNGATCENEFNDYVCRCQPGYEGKRCEYEVNECKSNPCQHGGKCLTHFNSYSCICPSGFTGNNCESNIDDCRLFPCKNSGLCIDQVDGFKCICSAPYTGKTCESEMNPCNEHSCAANGAVCKPTPDYKDYFCSCPLGFKGRYCSVDIDECLTYPCHNGASCVNTEGSYECKCEEGFEGRDCLLNIDDCASSPCVNGGTCLDETAGFKCLCVDGFGGNLCEEDINECASNPCKNGAICHEYVNSYTCECKIGFSGTNCQTNDEDCTASSCMNGGKCIDGVNNYTCVCPRGYSGRNCQTRINPCDKNPCQNNGTCVDGGYNDYSCHCSSGWTGRNCDRLVDWCQQGASPCENGRCYQSGTSYNCVCEDGWTGKVCDVRKVSCRIAAKLRSVDVSDLCLNGGRCRDEWNSHVCECQDGFYGSYCQYKKDECVSSPCQNGASCKSMIGTYSCQCLRGFQGHNCEFNIDECDPNPCQNEGVCHDLIDGFQCTCPYGTVGKLCEFNINECLEGTCHHGGTCIDKIGGYECQCRPGFVGQRCEGDINECLTSRCSPYGTQDCIQLTNAYKCQCKPDYMGKYCETKKNFCESSPCENGGGCTNLIDGSGHKCSCLYGYSGQNCEFYGSVCQSNPCRHGGTCLEHSGGGFTCVCPPGTTGSFCEQDTRNECAYNPCQKGYCIDKIGDYDCFCNPRFVGKNCDISDPSSPGGIYFQGIAEEIDLRTEKIKCLQNGCQTKAGNNICEKECNTYACDFDGGDCRLGINLWMNCNATVGKEQKRCWEVFQNDYCNEECNNRDCLFDGRDCDGDRTSCNSNYDVYCTDHYANGRCDESCNNEACGWDGLDCEPPSEIHRIIPGSFYVVLHMTLEAFNSNIRKRFERYLSLELGTNFRIKKDLETDEEMIYNFNPALLSGKFSNHAFDSTPFNQGNSSIIVYLEIDNVKCVLEERDNCIGDATGYANHFSAVFSDNKLREPWGIAQVGASGSGRGSGSGSGSGNSNVTYSVIGIMIVLIVLAIGIVTQKNKKRKGGITWFPDGFFTNNNHASSSKSHAQEMFPSYGSGVHKFEVPHHHFSQKDYPIDGWSDDGDMSEHHPSKRQKRTEYSSGQTVVTDYEEDHNGDQRTWTKQHLNAADIKNPDLMGALTPPQGEVIKQEQMTNDPDVRGPMGMTPLMIASFRGGGLDTGVDPENVDEDGDGSPAIIADLINQGANLTSQMDKSGESPLHLAARYARADAAKKLLDAGADANAEDFTGRSPLHAAIAADAQGVFQILLRNRATNLNAKAYDGTTPLILAARLAIEGMVEDLINAEADINASDDNGKTALHWASAVNNVEAVNVLLANGANRDAQDAKDETPLFLSAREGSYQAARVLLDHCANRDIQDHMDRLPLTIAREKLHHDIVTLLEEHIPPAPQMNKSPQFNPQLLGSPPMMGHHVPGKRGPNKRKAKDDFGNNTLPRQPHQRKPSVKKSTKKSIAELDILLTPEGGFKEEPKFSPLAGSHPNLDELFKQQHLRHHQVQGTAHPPSYEAALLGRSMHALQGGMPGQSNLESQYNNSGNNGGGGFPPPPQQQQLHSRQQSMPVSINSYNNQTPPHVNLSPSHVPGVMSPPHSVQSSTNMSPPQQAILNSIGNNNNNPSPVKSSRNNVNLPTSPTHFAALRGAAAAPRQQSFDFSSTSTQQLQQNEMLMHHHLTQQQQQVQQQQQPPSQRFYYSQHQGMTTPSPDSPGITLSPQSEWSSEGNNDVHSPPSSSYPQQYLTLQQQQQVQQAVQSQQGVIRSDGVLI; encoded by the exons ATGATTCTATTACTTGAATTGCTCATGGT atgtATGTGCAATCCGGGATTCACTGGAAAGAACTGTGAGACACAATACTATCCCTGTTCACCTAATCCTTGTGAGTATGGTGGTCGCTGTACAAAAGTTGGCGACTATGAATATGAATGCACGTGTCCAAAAG GTTTCAAAGGGAGGAGATGTGAGATAAACTTGGATGACTGTGGACGTCATTTATGTGAAAATAATGCTACGTGTGTGGATGGAGTTAATAACTATTCCTGCAAATGCCCTCCTGAATACACAGGGATCTATTGTACTAAAGACGTAAATGAATGTGAACTAAAAGATAATCCCTGTCAAAACGGCGCCACTTGTACAAATGAAGACGGTGGATACTCTTGTATCTGTGTTAACGGATATGCGGGCAAAAACTGTGAGACGGATGTAGATGACTGCGCTCTAAGACCCTGTCTAAATGGAGGAACCTGCCATGATCGTGTGAGTGACTATGACTGTGAATGTCCAGTCGGGAAAACTGGACTTCTTTGTCATTTGGATGACCTTTGTGTTAATAATCCCTGTAATGGGGAAGCCATTTGTGAAACCTCCATGGTGAGTGGGAACTATGCCTGTAGTTGTCCAAAGGGGCGAACTGGGCCTAAATGTGATGAGGACATCGATGAGTGTGctgaag GATCGCCCTGTGAACATGAAGGAACATGCGTTAACACACCAGGTTCTTTCCGTTGCGATTGTAAAAAAGGGTTTAAGGGTCTTCGCTGTGAGGAAAATATCAATGAGTGTGATACAAGTCCTTGTATTAACCATGGAACTTGTATTGATGAACGAGGTGGATATAGATGCATTTGCATGCCTG GATATGGGGGAGATAATTGTGAATTGGATGAGGATGAATGTAAATCCTTTCCTTGTCAAAATGGAGGGATTTGTACTGACGatgtaaacaattataaatgcCAATGTGTTGAAGGCTTTACTGGAgttaattgtgaaaaaaatataaatgactgtGAAAGATATCCTTGTCTCAACGGTGGAACTTGTCGTAATTCAATCATTGCATATAAATGTGATTGTCTCCCTGGATTTGAAG GTTTGAATTGCGAACGTAACAAAAATGATTGTAAGGGCGAACCTTGCAAGAACGGCGAATGCTTTGATGGTACGGATGCCTTTACATGTAAATGTTATCCTGGATATACTGGCCAGCTCTGTGAACATGAAATTGATCAATGCGAACCAAGCCCCTGCAAACATGGTGGACGCTGTGAAAGACATGCAAATGGTTTTAAGTGCAATTGTCCTTTGGGAACATGGGGACAACGTtgtgaagaacaaaaaaatgaatgctaCTCAAATCCCTGTTATAATGGCAAATGTGAGGATGGATTTGGTATATACACTTGTATATGTGATCCTGGTTTTTCGGGCGTGAATTGTGAAACTCCCATCAATGAATGCAAAAGTTCTCCATGTGAGAACAATGGTTTGTGTATTGATCTTATCGCCGGATATAAATGTGATTGCCCAAGTGGATACTATGGCCCTAGATGTACATCAGATGTAAATGAATGCAGTCCGGATCCATGTCTCAATGGTGCTACCTGCGAAAATGAGTTTAATGACTATGTATGTCGCTGTCAACCTGGGTATGAAGGTAAAAGGTGTGAATATGAAGTTAATGAGTGTAAATCCAATCCATGTCAACACGGTGGGAAATGCCTCACACATTTCAATTCTTATTCATGCATCTGTCCATCAGGATTCACTGGAAATAATTGTGAATCCAACATTGACGATTGTCGACTTTTCCCTTGCAAAAATAGTGGTCTTTGTATTGACCAAGTCGATGGCTTCAAATGTATTTGCTCTGCTCCATACACGGGGAAAACTTGTGAAAGTGAAATGAATCCATGCAATGAACATTCATGTGCTGCCAACGGAGCAGTCTGCAAACCTACCCCAGACTACAaggattatttttgtagttgccCACTCGGATTTAAGGGAAGATATTGCTCAGTGGATATTGATGAATGTCTGACTTACCCATGCCATAATGGAGCTTCTTGTGTAAACACCGAGGGAAGTTATGAGTGTAAATGTGAAGAGGGCTTTGAAGGAAGAGACTGTCTACTCAACATTGATGATTGTGCTTCCTCTCCCTGTGTTAATGGAGGAACATGTCTTGATGAAACTGCTGGATTCAAATGTCTTTGTGTAGATGGTTTTGGTGGAAATTTATGTGAAGAAGATATCAACGAATGTGCCTCAAATCCCTGTAAAAACGGCGCTATTTGTCATGAATATGTGAATTCATATACTTGTGAGTGCAAAATTGGCTTTTCAGGAACAAATTGTCAAACAAATGATGAGGACTGTACAGCTTCCTCCTGTATGAATGGTGGAAAATGTATCGATGGAGTCAATAATTACACTTGTGTATGTCCTAGAGGCTATTCCGGAAGAAATTGTCAGACTCGAATTAATCCATGCGATAAGAATCCTTGTCAAAATAATGGTACATGCGTTGATGGAGGATACAATGATTACTCTTGTCATTGTTCTTCGGGTTGGACTGGTAGAAATTGTGATAGACTAGTTGATTGGTGTCAACAAGGAGCATCTCCTTGTGAAAATGGACGTTGCTATCAAAGTGGTACTTCCTACAATTGTGTTTGCGAGGACGGTTGGACTGGAAAAGTCTGTGATGTTCGTAAGGTGTCTTGTCGTATTGCAGCCAAACTTCGAAGTGTAGATGTGTCTGACCTATGTCTCAACGGTGGAAGATGTAGGGATGAATGGAATAGTCATGTTTGTGAATGTCAAGATGGTTTTTATGGTAGTTACTGCCAATACAAGAAAGACGAATGTGTCTCTTCTCCATGTCAGAATGGCGCTTCGTGTAAGAGTATGATTGGTACATACTCATGCCAATGCTTAAGAGGATTTCAAGGACATAATTGTGaatttaatattgatgaatGTGATCCCAATCCGTGTCAAAATGAAGGAGTTTGTCATGACCTAATTGATGGTTTTCAATGCACATGTCCTTACGGTACTGTTGGAAAGCTATGTGAATTCAATATTAATGAATGTTTAGAGGGCACGTGTCATCATGGGGGTACTTGTATTGATAAAATTGGAGGATATGAATGTCAATGTCGACCTGGATTTGTGGGACAGAGATGTGAAGGCGATATCAATGAATGTTTGACGAGTAGGTGTTCTCCTTATGGAACTCAGGATTGCATACAACTTACTAATGCTTATAAATGTCAATGTAAGCCAGACTACATGGGGAAATATTGTGAGACTAAGAAAAATTTCTGTGAGAGTAGCCCTTGTGAGAATGGGGGTGGATGTACCAACTTGATAGATGGGAGTGGCCATAAATGTTCTTGTCTCTATGGGTACTCTGGACAAAATTGTGAATTCTATGGCAGTGTGTGCCAAAGTAATCCATGTCGTCATGGAGGAACATGTTTGGAACATTCTGGGGGTGGATTTACTTGTGTCTGTCCTCCTGGCACCACTGGATCCTTTTGTGAACAAGACACACGAAATGAGTGCGCATATAATCCTTGTCAGAAAGGATACTGCATTGATAAAATCGGCGACTATGATTGTTTTTGCAATCCACGCTTTGTTGGCAAAAACTGTGATATATCTGACCCTTCAAGTCCTGGAGGTATTTATTTCCAAGGTATAGCGGAAGAAATTGACCTAAGAACAGAGAAGATAAAGTGCCTTCAAAATGGTTGTCAAACCAAAGCTGGtaataatatttgtgaaaaagaGTGCAATACATATGCATGCGATTTTGATGGTGGAGACTGTCGTCTTGGAATTAATCTCTGGATGAATTGCAACGCCACTGTTGGTAAAGAGCAAAAGCGATGTTGGGAAGTATTTCAAAATGACTACTGTAATGAGGAATGTAATAATAGAGATTGTCTCTTCGACGGAAGAGACTGTGATGGAGATCGCACAAGCTGTAATTCCAACTATGATGTCTACTGTACTGATCATTATGCCAATGGAAGATGTGATGAAAGCTGTAATAATGAGGCCTGCGGTTGGGATGGACTTGACTGTGAGCCTCCATCTGAAATTCACAGAATAATACCTGGGTCGTTCTATGTTGTGCTACATATGACTCTTGAGGCCTTCAATTCTAATATTCGCAAAAGGTTTGAGCGTTATTTGTCTCTTGAATTAGGAACCAACTTTCGTATTAAGAAAGATTTAGAGACAGACGAAGAAatgatttataactttaatcCTGCTCTACTCTCGGGAAAGTTCTCTAATCACGCCTTTGATAGCACTCCCTTCAATCAAGGGAACTCGAGCATCATTGTATACTTAGAGATTGATAATGTGAAGTGCGTTCTTGAAGAAAGGGATAATTGTATTGGTGATGCCACAGGATATGCAAATCATTTTAGTGCAGTTTTTAGTGATAATAAGTTAAGAGAACCATGGGGTATTGCTCAAGTAGGAGCAAGTGGCAGTGGACGGGGAAGTGGATCGGGTTCTGGAAGTGGAAATTCTAATGTTACTTATTCAGTTATCGGGATAATGATCGTTCTAATTGTTCTTGCCATTGGAATTGTGacacaaaagaataaaaaacgtAAAGGTGGAATCACATGGTTTCCTGATGGATTCTTTACAAACAATAATCATGCTTCTAGTTCAAAATCTCATGCACAAGAAATGTTTCCTAGTTATGGCTCTGGAGTGCACAAGTTTGAAGTTCCTCATCACCATTTTTCTCAAAAGGATTATCCTATTGACGGTTGGTCGGATGATGGAGATATGTCTGAGCATCATCCGTCCAAGCGTCAAAAAAGAACAGAATACTCATCTGGCCAAACGGTTGTCACCGACTACGAAGAGGATCACAATGGGGACCAACGTACATGGACAAAACAACATCTCAACGCTGCAGATATTAAAAATCCTGATTTGATGGGGGCCCTCACACCTCCCCAAGGAGAAGTTATAAAACAAGAGCAAATGACAAATGACCCTGATGTTCGTGGTCCAATGGGAATGACACCTCTAATGATTGCTTCATTTAGAGGAGGAGGACTTGATACGGGTGTAGATCCTGAAAATGTTGATGAAGATGGAGATGGTTCTCCTGCAATTATAGCGGATTTAATTAACCAAGGAGCTAATTTAACATCTCAAATGGATAAGTCTGGTGAGAGCCCTCTTCATTTAGCCGCAAGATACGCTCGAGCTGATGCTGCTAAAAAATTGCTTGATGCTGGAGCTGATGCAAATGCTGAGGACTTTACAGGTCGTAGTCCACTTCATGCGGCAATCGCTGCTGATGCTCAAGGTGTTTTCCAAATTCTTCTCCGAAATAGAGcaacaaatttgaatgcaaaggCTTATGATGGAACGACACCTCTCATACTTGCAGCAAGACTGGCTATTGAAGGAATGGTTGAGGATCTAATTAACGCTGAAGCAGATATTAATGCCTCTGATGATAATGGTAAAACTGCACTTCATTGGGCATCGGCTGTCAATAATGTTGAGGCTGTGAATGTTCTATTAGCCAATGGTGCAAATAGGGATGCTCAAGATGCCAAAGATGAAACTCCACTGTTCTTATCGGCACGTGAAGGATCCTATCAGGCTGCTAGAGTTTTACTGGATCATTGTGCAAATAGGGATATTCAAGATCATATGGATCGGCTTCCTCTCACTATAGCTCGTGAGAAACTTCATCATGACATTGTCACCCTTCTTGAAGAGCATATTCCACCAGCTCCTCAAATGAACAAATCCCCTCAGTTTAACCCTCAATTACTGGGCTCTCCACCAATGATGGGACATCATGTTCCTGGAAAGCGAGGTCCAAACAAGAGAAAAGCCAAGGATGACTTTGGAAATAATACTCTCCCCCGACAGCCTCATCAAAGAAAACCTTcagttaaaaaatcaacaaaaaaatccatagctgaaTTAGACATTCTTTTGACTCCTGAGGGTGGGTTCAAGGAAGAGCCTAAATTTTCCCCTTTAGCTGGGAGTCACCCTAATTTAGATGAATTATTCAAGCAGCAGCACCTTCGACATCATCAAGTACAGGGAACAGCGCATCCTCCAAGCTATGAAGCAGCTTTGCTTGGACGCTCAATGCACGCTCTTCAAGGCGGTATGCCTGGACAATCAAATTTAGAATCTCAATACAACAACAGTGGCAACAATGGTGGCGGTGGCTTTCCTCCTCCTCCTCAACAGCAACAACTCCATTCCAGACAGCAATCCATGCCTGTCTCGATCAACTCCTACAATAATCAAACGCCACCTCATGTTAATCTGAGTCCCTCACATGTACCCGGGGTAATGAGTCCCCCACACTCTGTGCAATCAAGTACGAACATGTCACCTCCACAACAAGCAATATTGAATAGTATTGGCAACAATAACAACAATCCATCCCCTGTCAAATCATCTCGGAACAACGTTAATCTTCCAACAAGTCCCACTCACTTTGCTGCTCTCCGTGGTGCAGCGGCTGCTCCACGACAACAGTCATTTGATTTCTCAAGTACATCTACACAGCAACTACAACAAAACGAAATGTTGATGCATCATCATTTAACTCAGCAGCAACAACAGGtgcagcaacaacaacaacctcCTTCTCAACGTTTTTATTATTCACAGCATCAAGGAATGACGACCCCAAGTCCAGACTCTCCTGGAATTACTCTTTCTCCCCAATCAGAATGGTCTTCTGAAGGGAATAATGACGTTCATTCTCCACCTTCCTCTTCATACCCTCAGCAGTATCTTACACTTCAACAACAGCAACAAGTCCAACAAGCTGTACAATCTCAGCAAGGTGTGATTCGCTCTGATGGAGTCttgatataa